In one window of Parcubacteria group bacterium DNA:
- a CDS encoding NADH-quinone oxidoreductase subunit H, producing the protein MNSLIAIVIQISFVLLIAPFTIGMVRFVKARLQGRHGASPFLPYITFLTLLRKEMVISSETSWIFHVVPFVVLGSSIMLAFVVPMIFVGTAVASMSDFLIVAGILIVGSIFLVMGGVDTGSAFGGMGSSREMTIAALLEPVVIMVFATLNFVTGTATIDGMLQQQISFSEPYLFLVVVALGLIALAENARYPVDNPATHLELTMVHEAMILEYSGAYLAILEYASAIKLTVFSVLVANFVFPTTLVDLSVENSVTTIGIGIVCAFIKVVAVMIGLAFVESMIVKMRFYRMSEYFSIAFVVAFLGMIVALLSQYTNISMQYYVIFSLFTIMCIVLLFGRVRLKAMLRYYALSSLAIAGIAWGLLPLVPEGERMHLWIFAVFTIVTKTLAVPYVINRAGHVKKSLTNLPSFLRPGKSYFLAVILLIVTYFMLKEVSIVGLIEWNVLLYTSVASIVLGIALMITKRNIFSQIIGLLIIENGIAIFVLATVGSLPLMIEFGIFAVTVATAYILALLSAQISELYGSADTEDLRALIE; encoded by the coding sequence ATGAATTCTTTGATCGCTATCGTAATACAAATATCATTTGTTTTGCTTATCGCACCATTTACAATCGGTATGGTGCGGTTTGTGAAGGCACGACTGCAGGGTAGGCACGGTGCGTCGCCATTTTTGCCATATATTACATTCTTGACATTATTGCGGAAAGAAATGGTAATATCGTCAGAAACGTCATGGATTTTTCACGTTGTCCCATTTGTGGTTTTGGGAAGTTCGATCATGTTGGCATTTGTAGTGCCAATGATCTTTGTAGGGACAGCCGTTGCTTCGATGAGCGATTTTTTGATCGTTGCTGGAATTTTGATCGTTGGGTCGATCTTTTTGGTGATGGGTGGCGTGGATACAGGAAGTGCATTTGGGGGCATGGGATCAAGTCGGGAAATGACAATTGCCGCATTATTGGAACCGGTTGTTATTATGGTTTTTGCAACGTTGAATTTTGTTACGGGAACAGCAACGATCGATGGCATGTTGCAACAGCAGATCAGTTTCTCAGAGCCATATCTTTTCTTGGTTGTTGTCGCTCTTGGACTTATTGCTTTGGCGGAGAACGCGCGATATCCTGTGGACAATCCTGCTACACATCTAGAGTTGACCATGGTGCATGAGGCAATGATCTTGGAATATTCCGGTGCATACTTGGCGATATTGGAGTATGCATCAGCGATCAAATTGACAGTTTTTTCTGTGCTTGTCGCGAATTTTGTTTTTCCAACGACGCTTGTGGATCTGTCCGTTGAAAATAGCGTCACAACGATTGGCATTGGAATCGTGTGTGCTTTTATAAAAGTGGTTGCAGTAATGATTGGCTTGGCATTTGTGGAGTCAATGATCGTTAAAATGCGATTTTATCGTATGTCAGAATATTTTTCTATTGCTTTTGTTGTTGCATTTTTAGGTATGATCGTTGCACTCCTTTCACAATATACAAATATTTCCATGCAATATTATGTCATATTTTCACTTTTTACGATCATGTGTATCGTTTTGCTTTTTGGCCGTGTACGTCTCAAGGCGATGTTGCGATATTATGCACTATCCTCTTTGGCAATTGCGGGTATTGCATGGGGGCTGTTACCGCTTGTGCCAGAGGGAGAAAGGATGCATCTATGGATATTTGCGGTGTTTACCATTGTGACAAAAACACTTGCGGTGCCATATGTGATCAATCGTGCAGGGCATGTCAAGAAGAGTTTGACGAATCTGCCGTCGTTTCTTCGTCCCGGGAAAAGTTATTTTTTGGCGGTCATTCTTCTGATCGTGACATATTTTATGTTAAAAGAAGTTTCTATTGTTGGTTTGATCGAGTGGAATGTATTGCTTTATACCTCTGTTGCATCAATTGTTCTTGGTATCGCCCTTATGATCACCAAGAGAAATATTTTTTCTCAAATTATCGGGTTATTGATCATAGAAAATGGGATTGCGATATTTGTTTTGGCGACAGTTGGATCACTGCCGCTTATGATCGAATTTGGCATTTTTGCAGTGACGGTTGCAACGGCATATATTTTAGCGCTTTTGAGTGCGCAAATCAGCGAACTATATGGTAGTGCGGATACGGAGGACCTGCGGGCATTAATCGAATAA
- a CDS encoding NADH-quinone oxidoreductase subunit C has product MSIKEIIKSFCEATVVSEDVDLVRIAVSREDFASSSTHVVQEHHARLASLFATDDRQVDDTYGVHAIFSMRDVRQWLMISTRIPAHDPRYPALTRTIMAAHWYERYMRDMFGIEPVGHPDLRRLVHHENVPENTHPLRKDFAWNTKMEKAHVPYPMHHVEGEGVFEIPVGPIHAGIIEPGHFRFNVAGERILTLEGKLFFTHKGVEKLVENKHPIDALPFIERISGDMSAAHALAYAEAIEKIGRCIVPQRAQILRAIITECERITMHVHDLANIGGMGTGYSFIAANGFRIKERMMRLSEEMCGNRFWRGVVTIGGTAKDWNREELDHSVVVSDEVLQEITQIFSLALNSEGFLDRLQYTGELPYEAAIAFGAVGLPARASRVDYDVRRDHPYASYETFPVTVITKKSSDVFARYRMRALEIKQSVALIKTLVSAIGEGPVMVQCDPQNGFAIGAVESWRGEIVCAVRMKNGVIDRCFPRDPSFCNWALFGIMGPGNIVPDFPLINKSLNLSYSGTDL; this is encoded by the coding sequence ATGAGTATCAAAGAAATCATTAAAAGTTTTTGTGAAGCAACCGTCGTGTCTGAAGACGTTGATCTTGTGCGCATAGCAGTATCGCGTGAGGATTTTGCAAGCAGTTCCACACATGTAGTGCAGGAACATCATGCACGTCTTGCATCTCTTTTTGCGACAGATGATCGACAGGTTGATGATACATATGGAGTGCATGCGATTTTTAGCATGCGCGACGTGAGGCAGTGGCTCATGATCTCTACACGCATCCCCGCGCACGATCCGCGCTATCCCGCTCTTACACGAACGATTATGGCGGCGCATTGGTATGAGCGATATATGCGGGATATGTTTGGCATTGAACCGGTAGGACATCCTGATTTGCGTCGGTTGGTACACCATGAGAACGTTCCGGAAAATACGCATCCGCTTCGAAAGGATTTTGCCTGGAATACAAAAATGGAAAAAGCGCATGTGCCGTATCCGATGCATCATGTGGAAGGAGAAGGCGTGTTTGAAATTCCTGTCGGACCGATTCATGCCGGTATTATCGAGCCGGGTCATTTTCGCTTCAATGTCGCAGGAGAGCGTATCCTTACTTTGGAAGGAAAACTCTTTTTTACGCACAAAGGTGTGGAAAAATTAGTGGAAAACAAACATCCTATTGATGCATTGCCATTTATTGAGAGAATATCCGGTGACATGAGTGCTGCGCATGCTCTTGCGTATGCGGAGGCGATAGAAAAAATTGGGCGATGCATTGTCCCGCAAAGAGCACAGATATTGCGTGCGATCATTACAGAATGTGAGAGGATCACGATGCATGTACATGATCTCGCGAATATTGGCGGTATGGGCACAGGATATAGTTTTATCGCGGCAAACGGATTTCGCATCAAAGAGCGCATGATGCGTCTATCAGAAGAAATGTGCGGTAATCGTTTTTGGAGAGGTGTGGTCACAATTGGTGGCACGGCAAAGGATTGGAATAGAGAGGAATTAGATCATTCAGTTGTGGTATCTGACGAGGTGTTACAGGAAATTACGCAAATTTTTTCACTTGCATTGAACAGTGAGGGCTTTTTGGATCGGTTGCAATATACGGGCGAGTTGCCGTATGAAGCGGCAATAGCATTTGGCGCTGTCGGATTGCCCGCACGCGCGTCCAGAGTGGACTATGATGTGCGCAGAGATCATCCATACGCATCATACGAGACATTTCCTGTAACGGTGATTACAAAAAAAAGCAGTGATGTTTTTGCACGGTATCGTATGCGCGCATTGGAGATCAAACAATCCGTTGCGCTCATCAAAACTCTTGTTTCAGCGATTGGTGAGGGACCAGTCATGGTGCAATGTGATCCGCAAAATGGTTTTGCGATTGGCGCAGTTGAATCATGGCGAGGGGAGATCGTGTGTGCGGTGCGGATGAAAAATGGTGTGATCGATCGTTGTTTTCCGCGCGATCCATCATTTTGTAATTGGGCGCTCTTTGGCATCATGGGACCGGGGAATATTGTACCGGATTTTCCGCTGATCAATAAGAGTCTCAACCTCTCTTATTCCGGAACGGATTTGTAA
- a CDS encoding MraY family glycosyltransferase, producing MDHGALFYVQPFLLSMCISAFLCFVIIHVFRRIIIRDGRSGGKYLHDNTISRFGGGAIISAFMITLFTNQYLVFDQLVWAMACGGMAIFFIGILDDLKSLSWKSQIFFQIALVLMIFIFGVRIFHITNPFGGIIKLAHGDFFLFSLIFMLCWIVFVMNAVNWSDGIDGLSGGISCIAALTLFIIALKPQVFQPPIAIIAIIFAGSVAGFLIFNFPQAKIFAGSSGSFFMGFILAILAIAAGAKIGTTLLVLGVPLMDALWVIGSRLYSGRSIFHGDREHLHHRLLRRGWGVKKVLLLYYGITIFSATVAIITQSINKFMIFLILCCIVIIFFVMISYETKKQTVA from the coding sequence ATGGATCACGGCGCGCTGTTTTATGTGCAACCATTTCTTCTGAGTATGTGTATATCGGCGTTTCTTTGCTTTGTGATCATTCATGTTTTTCGCAGGATCATCATACGGGATGGGCGAAGCGGTGGAAAATATCTGCATGATAATACCATATCGCGTTTTGGCGGTGGAGCGATCATCTCTGCTTTTATGATCACGTTGTTTACCAATCAATATCTGGTTTTTGATCAACTGGTGTGGGCGATGGCTTGCGGTGGTATGGCGATCTTTTTTATTGGAATCCTTGATGACCTCAAGTCATTGAGCTGGAAGTCTCAGATATTTTTTCAAATTGCACTTGTATTGATGATCTTTATTTTTGGTGTGCGCATCTTTCATATTACCAATCCTTTTGGCGGTATCATAAAATTGGCGCACGGTGACTTTTTTTTGTTCAGTCTCATTTTTATGTTGTGTTGGATCGTTTTTGTGATGAATGCCGTAAATTGGTCGGATGGCATTGACGGGTTATCCGGCGGTATTTCATGTATTGCAGCGTTAACTCTTTTTATCATTGCATTGAAGCCACAGGTATTTCAACCGCCAATTGCGATCATTGCGATCATTTTTGCCGGAAGCGTCGCCGGTTTTTTGATATTTAATTTTCCACAGGCAAAGATCTTTGCCGGATCAAGCGGATCATTTTTTATGGGTTTTATCTTGGCAATTTTGGCGATTGCTGCCGGTGCAAAGATTGGCACAACTCTTTTGGTGCTGGGTGTGCCACTTATGGATGCTTTGTGGGTGATTGGGAGTCGCTTGTATTCCGGACGGTCGATTTTTCATGGTGATCGTGAACATTTGCATCACAGGCTTCTTCGTCGTGGATGGGGTGTAAAAAAAGTGTTATTATTGTATTATGGGATTACGATTTTCTCTGCTACAGTGGCAATTATTACACAGTCAATTAATAAATTTATGATTTTTTTGATCCTGTGCTGCATTGTGATAATATTTTTTGTTATGATATCATATGAAACAAAAAAACAAACAGTTGCGTAA
- a CDS encoding formate hydrogenlyase: MFKLIYLLIFGKKVTEDHKKFEQNNLQEKEFDVMGKELQHIIKDLYNGRSLRIRAIDAGSTNAEEIELTALGNAYYDIDRFGLSFVASPRHADMLFVTGPVTRNLEQALRTTYEATPHPCIVVAVGDGACTGGIWCDSYAVVGAVDKVIPVHVRIPGDPPTPTDILRGVLSALKRDKLQNN; encoded by the coding sequence ATTTTCAAACTAATTTATCTTTTGATCTTTGGAAAAAAAGTGACTGAGGATCACAAAAAATTTGAACAAAACAATCTACAAGAAAAAGAATTTGATGTAATGGGAAAGGAGTTACAGCATATTATAAAAGACTTGTACAATGGTCGTTCACTGCGCATTCGTGCTATTGATGCCGGATCGACGAACGCAGAAGAGATCGAGTTGACAGCACTAGGTAATGCATATTATGATATTGATCGCTTTGGATTGAGTTTTGTGGCGTCACCGCGTCATGCGGACATGCTTTTTGTTACAGGTCCTGTGACGAGGAATTTGGAGCAAGCATTGCGTACGACATATGAAGCAACGCCACACCCATGTATCGTTGTGGCGGTGGGAGATGGTGCGTGTACCGGAGGTATTTGGTGTGACTCGTATGCGGTTGTGGGTGCTGTGGACAAAGTGATCCCCGTGCATGTACGCATTCCCGGCGATCCGCCAACGCCAACAGATATTCTGCGTGGTGTTTTGTCTGCATTAAAAAGAGATAAATTACAAAATAATTAA
- a CDS encoding DUF192 domain-containing protein has product MKQKNKQLRKILASIGIVIGISCIVYFFVQKEKGHEPRIKIGNQKVTLDVAVTEQEKMQGLSGRTALCDACGMLFVFDSAMPQTFWMKDMLFDIDVLWIDQNTIVGLQKDISHKRQEKEVFVSSKPADKVVELPAGFIDTHHVWVGQIVDFSDIYSSNDGF; this is encoded by the coding sequence ATGAAACAAAAAAACAAACAGTTGCGTAAGATACTTGCGAGTATAGGGATTGTTATCGGGATATCTTGCATTGTGTACTTTTTTGTCCAAAAGGAAAAGGGGCATGAGCCACGTATAAAGATTGGGAATCAAAAAGTCACACTTGATGTTGCTGTGACGGAGCAAGAGAAAATGCAGGGTCTCAGTGGACGGACGGCGCTTTGCGATGCATGTGGCATGCTTTTCGTTTTTGACAGTGCAATGCCACAAACATTTTGGATGAAGGACATGCTCTTTGATATTGATGTTTTATGGATCGATCAAAATACTATTGTTGGTTTGCAGAAGGATATATCACACAAAAGGCAAGAAAAAGAAGTTTTTGTTTCGTCGAAACCTGCTGATAAAGTAGTGGAGCTGCCTGCAGGTTTTATTGACACACATCATGTCTGGGTGGGTCAAATTGTGGATTTTTCAGATATTTACAGCTCCAATGATGGTTTTTGA
- a CDS encoding proton-conducting transporter membrane subunit has translation MRQVHMSSNFFSLIGSAGLVLIAWSSLVRGNVIHYGSWWTVDGFSGLMVVLIACVYMAAVVISIRYIGHEAEERIISFYQYKLYFTLFPLFAVCMAITVLTNNSLLLWLALEGTTLFSTFLVGLYRKKTSIEAAWKYMILCSTGISLGLVGILLLSYGVHESGVHGGEMFLISTLVERAQFIPENIIKLSFIFLFIGFGTKVGLVPMHTWLPDAHSKAPSPISAIFSAVLLNIALYAIIRFKYIADASFASTEWTSHLFMIFGCVSVFLSALMMLIQTNYKRMLAYSSIEHMGLIVFAIGLSPLGAVAAVMHMIGHACAKSALFFGAGEILIRWKTTKIPNIANMSIYARYTSVLFILGVLGIIAIPPSALFMSEYGMFAQAVMLYPKTALALFVALAVIAYAMLSLTITMVFHRDEAKIDEYVKKESWNITHTVITAELVILAVLTVWFTTTNGLSVIDNIVSSFLFVK, from the coding sequence ATGCGACAAGTACATATGAGTAGCAATTTCTTTTCGCTTATCGGGAGTGCAGGCTTGGTGTTGATCGCGTGGTCATCTCTTGTGCGTGGAAATGTCATCCATTATGGTTCGTGGTGGACGGTGGATGGTTTCTCCGGTCTCATGGTTGTCCTTATTGCATGTGTATATATGGCGGCTGTTGTGATCAGTATACGTTATATCGGACATGAAGCGGAAGAACGGATCATTTCTTTTTACCAGTACAAATTATATTTTACACTTTTTCCGCTTTTCGCTGTGTGTATGGCAATCACTGTTCTCACGAATAATTCTTTGCTCTTATGGCTTGCTTTGGAGGGTACAACACTTTTTTCAACATTCTTGGTCGGTCTGTATCGCAAAAAAACGAGTATTGAGGCGGCATGGAAATATATGATCCTTTGCTCAACGGGCATTAGTCTTGGCTTGGTCGGCATATTGTTATTGAGTTATGGTGTGCATGAGAGTGGTGTGCATGGCGGAGAAATGTTTTTGATCAGTACATTGGTTGAGCGCGCCCAATTCATACCGGAAAATATCATCAAGCTTTCTTTCATTTTTCTTTTTATCGGATTTGGCACAAAGGTTGGACTAGTTCCGATGCATACATGGTTGCCAGATGCGCACAGTAAAGCGCCATCACCGATTTCCGCAATTTTTTCTGCAGTACTGCTCAATATTGCATTGTACGCGATTATTCGTTTCAAATATATCGCAGATGCGTCTTTTGCGAGTACGGAATGGACGAGTCATCTCTTTATGATTTTTGGTTGTGTGTCGGTATTTCTTTCTGCGTTGATGATGTTGATCCAAACAAATTATAAGCGCATGCTCGCATATTCCAGTATTGAACATATGGGACTTATTGTGTTTGCTATTGGACTCTCTCCGCTAGGTGCTGTTGCAGCAGTTATGCACATGATCGGACACGCATGTGCCAAATCGGCGTTGTTTTTTGGTGCAGGTGAGATTTTAATTCGCTGGAAAACAACAAAAATTCCCAATATTGCCAACATGAGCATATATGCGCGGTATACGAGTGTCCTCTTTATTCTCGGCGTTTTGGGCATTATTGCCATTCCGCCATCAGCGTTGTTTATGAGTGAATATGGCATGTTTGCACAAGCAGTGATGCTGTATCCAAAAACGGCATTGGCACTTTTTGTCGCTTTGGCTGTGATCGCATATGCAATGCTATCTTTGACAATTACAATGGTATTTCACAGAGACGAAGCAAAAATAGATGAGTATGTCAAAAAAGAATCGTGGAATATTACACATACGGTGATCACTGCTGAACTGGTCATTCTTGCTGTTTTGACAGTATGGTTTACCACGACAAATGGTCTCAGTGTGATTGATAATATTGTTAGTAGTTTTTTGTTTGTAAAATAG
- a CDS encoding NUDIX domain-containing protein, translating into MFTIGAFGVIFDENNRVLLCHRRDMNLWNLPGGMVERGKSPWEGVVREVREEVGLDVEVIRLIGVYSKKKKNDVIFSFVCKKVGGVETLTDEADEIAYFAVENLPANLSPKHVERIGDAIQEKREVVMKIQSDQSGRELLAKI; encoded by the coding sequence ATGTTTACGATCGGTGCGTTTGGGGTCATTTTTGACGAAAATAATAGGGTTCTCTTGTGCCACCGGCGAGATATGAATCTATGGAATTTGCCCGGGGGCATGGTGGAGCGTGGCAAGTCGCCGTGGGAGGGTGTTGTGCGTGAAGTGCGAGAGGAAGTGGGATTGGATGTTGAAGTGATACGATTGATCGGTGTATACAGCAAGAAAAAGAAAAATGACGTCATCTTTTCTTTTGTGTGCAAAAAAGTTGGCGGTGTAGAAACGCTGACGGATGAAGCGGATGAAATCGCCTATTTTGCCGTGGAAAATTTACCGGCAAACCTTTCTCCAAAACATGTTGAGCGAATTGGTGATGCAATACAAGAAAAAAGAGAGGTTGTCATGAAAATTCAGAGCGATCAAAGCGGCAGGGAACTACTTGCAAAAATATAA
- a CDS encoding proton-conducting transporter membrane subunit, with translation MLGEYIVFGVLFYFLSLFASSIFALVDRPFVRATWLFVLSNTIGFLSGVMYFIGFFGQKITCARFDWFLHFAPQITPLSTIFFVIVSGVSAIVGVYSVRYLKLYEGSYDPRIVQFLMSLFVLGMQGVIFANNTFSFVFFWEVMSITSFFLVFSDRSQQSISAAFLYFIMTHLGASAILGGFLILGGGSFLFDLADIRHASQALSPALRNGVFLLFIFGFGSKAGLVPFHIWLPEAHPQAPSNISALMSGLMLKVAIYGFVVVMLAMSDVSAWVGLVVLFLGLLSSVVGVLYAVVERDIKRAFAYSSIENMGVIFAMLGLAIYFFAQNSSVSVIGFSIVAFALFHAVSHALFKTALFLSSGVVINRVHTKSLDAMGGIAKMMPVFAFGFLLATLSALPIPPFGTFYGEWGFIQNVINTMRDMIMMPRTIILLLGTLTVIGLVSGLAIFAMVRIFSISMLGLPHHDDMEKRDEKNDYLLIVPVIVLGGAVLVCGFFAQTIINALVLTIYNAKDISLEEIYNPVHHMAFTIGWLVILCGMVMFLLKKWIDKNTEKRIYHTWDCGQSINATMQYSATAFCAPIRFFFLTFIGRKKTMTSQPVITSNPWIVKNTFRLSIRPKWSDVLYAPIAKSLLFIADRTRFVQSGRIQYYVLSLLLALIFTFIFAL, from the coding sequence ATGTTAGGAGAGTATATCGTTTTTGGTGTTCTGTTTTATTTTTTGAGTTTATTTGCCTCTTCTATTTTCGCTTTGGTTGACAGACCTTTTGTTAGGGCGACTTGGTTGTTCGTTTTATCCAATACGATCGGCTTTCTATCCGGCGTAATGTATTTTATCGGTTTTTTCGGTCAGAAAATCACATGTGCACGTTTTGATTGGTTTTTGCATTTTGCTCCGCAAATAACGCCCTTGTCCACGATCTTTTTTGTCATTGTGAGTGGTGTTTCTGCGATTGTTGGTGTATATAGTGTGCGCTATTTAAAATTGTATGAAGGCTCTTATGATCCGCGAATCGTGCAATTTTTAATGTCGCTTTTTGTATTGGGCATGCAGGGTGTGATCTTTGCAAATAATACGTTTTCTTTTGTATTTTTTTGGGAAGTGATGTCCATTACATCATTTTTTCTTGTATTTTCCGACAGGTCGCAGCAATCAATTTCAGCGGCATTTCTCTATTTTATTATGACGCACCTTGGTGCTTCTGCAATTCTGGGCGGATTTCTGATTCTGGGCGGCGGATCGTTCTTGTTTGATTTGGCAGATATACGTCATGCATCACAAGCGTTGTCTCCCGCATTGCGCAATGGAGTGTTTCTTCTTTTTATTTTTGGGTTTGGTTCAAAAGCGGGTCTTGTCCCATTTCACATTTGGCTTCCTGAAGCACATCCGCAGGCACCGAGTAATATATCCGCATTGATGAGCGGTTTGATGTTAAAAGTCGCGATCTATGGATTTGTGGTGGTGATGCTTGCGATGAGTGATGTCTCTGCGTGGGTTGGATTGGTTGTGCTTTTTCTTGGGTTGTTATCGAGCGTCGTAGGTGTTCTGTATGCTGTCGTGGAGAGAGATATCAAACGCGCCTTTGCATATAGCAGTATCGAAAATATGGGTGTGATCTTTGCGATGCTTGGGCTTGCGATCTACTTTTTTGCACAAAATTCGTCAGTATCTGTCATTGGGTTTAGTATTGTTGCTTTCGCCTTGTTTCATGCAGTTAGTCATGCATTATTTAAAACGGCACTTTTTCTCAGTAGTGGCGTTGTGATCAATCGCGTGCATACAAAGAGCTTGGATGCCATGGGGGGCATTGCAAAAATGATGCCAGTATTTGCTTTTGGATTTTTGCTTGCAACGCTCAGCGCTTTGCCGATCCCCCCATTTGGCACCTTTTACGGGGAATGGGGATTTATTCAAAATGTGATCAATACAATGCGAGATATGATCATGATGCCACGAACAATTATCTTATTGCTTGGCACACTGACAGTTATCGGATTAGTCAGTGGTTTGGCAATTTTTGCGATGGTGCGTATTTTTAGCATATCGATGCTTGGGTTGCCACACCATGATGATATGGAAAAACGTGATGAAAAAAACGATTATCTGTTGATTGTGCCGGTCATTGTTTTGGGTGGGGCGGTATTGGTATGCGGTTTTTTTGCACAAACGATCATCAATGCACTTGTGTTAACGATATACAATGCAAAAGACATTTCTCTCGAAGAGATCTATAATCCTGTGCATCATATGGCATTTACAATCGGTTGGCTGGTTATTTTGTGCGGGATGGTGATGTTTTTGTTGAAAAAATGGATTGATAAAAATACAGAAAAACGCATCTACCATACATGGGATTGCGGTCAATCGATCAATGCGACGATGCAATATAGTGCTACGGCGTTTTGTGCCCCGATCAGATTTTTCTTTCTTACATTTATCGGACGCAAAAAAACAATGACGTCACAGCCTGTTATTACATCAAATCCATGGATCGTAAAAAATACATTTCGATTATCTATTCGTCCAAAATGGAGCGATGTATTGTATGCCCCAATTGCAAAGTCGTTGCTATTTATTGCTGACCGAACTCGTTTTGTGCAAAGCGGACGTATTCAATACTATGTCCTTTCTCTCTTGCTTGCATTAATTTTTACTTTTATATTTGCTTTATGA